The following coding sequences lie in one bacterium genomic window:
- a CDS encoding zinc-binding dehydrogenase, which produces MRAAVFRETGKRLEIVDLDLEDPRAGEVKIDVAASGICRSDLSVTTGTLRSPLPVVLGHEAAGVVTQLGEGVENLALGDHVVVALTPACGNCLFCNEGAPNRCIKMVPGMIGSTMLDGTTRLRQGSEVVYQLCGVASFAEQAVVCAQSCVRIAHEVALSRACLLGCGVLTGAGAVFNTTDIREGAGVVVIGCGGVGLAAIQAARIVGASPIIAIDIDPAKLALAEQLGATHSLDGREDVKKAIRKLTGLGAHVSIEAIGTSATIETAWEVLRPGGLALVIGMPPGKEKIPIRAGGLFVERRLAGSVYGGANPHVDIPRLLEYVERGEFHLDPLVSEELPLDDAADALEALAAGEGARHVIVNAR; this is translated from the coding sequence ATGCGCGCAGCGGTGTTTCGCGAAACGGGAAAGAGACTCGAGATCGTCGACCTCGACCTGGAAGATCCACGAGCAGGTGAAGTCAAGATCGATGTTGCTGCGAGCGGAATCTGTCGCAGTGATCTCTCCGTAACGACTGGAACGCTGCGATCCCCACTCCCCGTCGTGCTAGGACACGAGGCAGCTGGCGTCGTGACGCAGTTAGGCGAAGGTGTCGAGAATCTCGCGCTCGGGGATCACGTCGTCGTCGCGCTGACGCCGGCGTGCGGTAATTGCCTGTTCTGCAATGAAGGCGCGCCGAACCGCTGCATCAAGATGGTTCCGGGAATGATCGGCTCGACGATGCTCGACGGCACGACCCGCCTGCGACAGGGTAGTGAAGTCGTATACCAGCTCTGCGGCGTCGCTTCGTTTGCAGAACAAGCCGTGGTCTGCGCGCAATCGTGCGTTCGCATCGCCCATGAGGTCGCGCTCAGTCGCGCCTGTCTACTGGGTTGTGGGGTATTGACCGGAGCTGGGGCGGTCTTCAATACGACAGATATCCGGGAAGGAGCCGGAGTCGTTGTGATCGGCTGTGGTGGCGTCGGACTCGCCGCGATCCAGGCCGCACGCATCGTCGGCGCCTCCCCCATCATCGCAATCGACATCGATCCGGCGAAGCTCGCCCTGGCAGAGCAACTCGGCGCAACTCACTCACTCGACGGTCGCGAGGACGTGAAGAAGGCGATCCGCAAGCTCACCGGCCTGGGAGCCCACGTGAGTATCGAGGCGATCGGAACTTCGGCGACCATCGAAACCGCCTGGGAAGTCCTGCGACCGGGCGGGCTCGCGCTGGTCATCGGGATGCCTCCGGGCAAGGAGAAGATTCCCATCCGAGCGGGCGGGTTGTTCGTCGAACGACGCCTGGCCGGAAGTGTCTACGGCGGCGCGAACCCGCACGTGGATATTCCGCGCCTGCTCGAGTACGTGGAACGCGGCGAGTTTCACCTCGATCCACTCGTGAGCGAAGAACTTCCGCTCGATGATGCAGCGGACGCCCTCGAGGCG